A window of Gudongella oleilytica genomic DNA:
ACGGATATGAAAAGGTTATAGCTACTCCTCATTTCATCGACGGAACAAAGAAATACTCAAGATATGAACTTCTGGAAAAGCTTGAGGAGCTCAATGCTGCCATACAATTAGAAGGAATAGATTTGGAAGTGCTGCCTGGAAATGAGATATATATATCACCTTCAACAGCAGCCGACGTTGTGACCGGCAAGGCTTTGACCCTAAACAACAGCCGCTATGTTCTAATTGAGCTCCCATCTAATGACATACCAAAGTATACAGATACTGTGATTTATGAACTTCAGATAAAGGGATACCTTCCAATAATTTCTCATCCTGAGAGGAATTCTAAGATCATAGAGAATCCCAATATGCTTTACTCTATGCTGGAGAAGGGGGCATTAACCCAGATGAACCTTCAAAGTCTTGAAGGGATGTATGGGAAATCTGCCAAAGAAACTGCATTAGTTCTATTAAGACACAATATGATCCATTTTGCTGCTTCAGACACCCACTCGGATGGTAGAAGATCTCCTGAAACAAGGAGGATGCTAAAACTTCTTGAAAATAAAATAGGCAAAGAAAACTATTGGAGAATAGTCTACGAGAATCCTGAAAAGGTTATTATCAACAAGCCTATTACCTACAGATATGCAGAGAAGGTAAAAAAGAGCAATGGAATACTAAATATACTTAGCAGTTTGATTTGATACTTTGGAGCTGATTTTTTCAGCTCTTTTTTTAACCCCTTCTTAACCCCTTTGTCACCCTTCTGTTACCAATTGTCTCTCATAGGTTGATATAATGACCATATAACAAAGGAGGAGGAAATGACATGAATAAGATGATAAGAACGATAGCGTTTGCCTTAAGTGCCTTGATGCTTACACTAAGCCCTATGGCAGCTTTTGGAAAGGAGCTTGAGGCAGTGCCTGTTTCAGCACCTATTGAAGAGCAACCCTTTGAGTATATAAAAATGAAAGGTATAGTAGAGGAGATCGAGAATGGGGACGATTTCTTCAGGATCCTTGTGAGAAATGATTCCGGTGAAGGACTCGACGTACTATGGGCATACATCAACGATGAGATGCTTCTATTGAGCGACAAGACCATGAGTCCTGCCCAGACTGATGCCATTAAGAAGGGTATGGGTGTGACAGTTTACTATCATAAGAATACAGTTATGGCTATGAGCTATCCAGGTCAAATGAAGCCGGATGTAATTATTCTTCACGACGGCGGCGAGGGAGCAAATTTAGTTATGGTAGAGCTTTTCGATAATGAGCTCTTAAGTGCAGATGGATCGATGATAATAAGACCTGGTGAAGAGACTGTCATAGTTGACTTTGAAGGCAAAGCTGCTACAGTAGAGATGATAAAAGACAGGGAGCTGGTGATCTTTTACGATATCGTACTTGAGAGCTATCCAATGCAAACAAGTCCTTTGAAGATCATAATACTTCCGGAAAGGGAGAAATTGGAGGAGCCGGCAGGTCTTATCCTTGATGAAGAGCTGCAAAGGCTTGAGGATGGAATTGTTTTGATCCCATTAAGACAAGTGGCAGAATATCTGGGCTATGAGGTCAAGTGGGACGGCTTGGAGAGAAGTGTTGAGCTTACAAAAGGTCCGCTTTGGACAAAGGTATATATTGACAGAAACACCTACAGCTTTGCCAAGATGCTTATAAGGCTTGAGGTTGCGCCTGTAATATATAGTGACAGAACCTATGTGCCGGTATCATTTGCTGAGCAGGTGCTAAAGGCCAATGTAGAGGTTTTGCCTGAAGGTGCAATTAGAATATTGGAATAAGATAAGAGAGACCTGCCCGGATAGCGTCAGTTATTTAAGCAGGTCTTTTATTTTTATGTGACAAAACCGGATATTTCTGGTAAATTAATTCATATAAGGGGTATATCGTAATACAAGGTTAAAGGAGGTATGGATAAATGGATAACTCTCAAGATGGCTTGCTTAAAGTGATAGAGGATTTGAAGGAAGAGAACCGACGTTTGAAGGAAAAGCTGGCGGAGTTACATCCGATCGATCAGTTGACAGGGCTATACAA
This region includes:
- a CDS encoding copper amine oxidase N-terminal domain-containing protein, which encodes MNKMIRTIAFALSALMLTLSPMAAFGKELEAVPVSAPIEEQPFEYIKMKGIVEEIENGDDFFRILVRNDSGEGLDVLWAYINDEMLLLSDKTMSPAQTDAIKKGMGVTVYYHKNTVMAMSYPGQMKPDVIILHDGGEGANLVMVELFDNELLSADGSMIIRPGEETVIVDFEGKAATVEMIKDRELVIFYDIVLESYPMQTSPLKIIILPEREKLEEPAGLILDEELQRLEDGIVLIPLRQVAEYLGYEVKWDGLERSVELTKGPLWTKVYIDRNTYSFAKMLIRLEVAPVIYSDRTYVPVSFAEQVLKANVEVLPEGAIRILE
- a CDS encoding tyrosine-protein phosphatase, producing MIDLHSHILPGVDDGAVDLDMSLRIARIYVDNGYEKVIATPHFIDGTKKYSRYELLEKLEELNAAIQLEGIDLEVLPGNEIYISPSTAADVVTGKALTLNNSRYVLIELPSNDIPKYTDTVIYELQIKGYLPIISHPERNSKIIENPNMLYSMLEKGALTQMNLQSLEGMYGKSAKETALVLLRHNMIHFAASDTHSDGRRSPETRRMLKLLENKIGKENYWRIVYENPEKVIINKPITYRYAEKVKKSNGILNILSSLI